From the genome of bacterium, one region includes:
- a CDS encoding L-lactate permease — protein sequence MSIWQLLLTLLPIAVILVMLIAFKRPADQSGLAGWLAISLAAFFFFNTSWEVILRSTGAGIVRSFSVSLIVAASLLQMAVMEKTGALKRVIIFIKTLAGGNQAVQIMLINIGFGTLMVAVGATPVSILPPILLAMGYSSYVAIALPSIGYDSLCTYALLGAPIVVFVDIANSFLGKGNEIGLKQAGQVFFMFLPVVSTMIGFCMLWIVGKWQAVRRGWLPCLLTGGVIGIVAYFTNRFENLVVLTGVLCGLAVIAAMALYLKASGKKIIDRSRLNPQELEFEMTYPLWKAFLPWLILIVLILALNLPKDSFNFLYRTLKLPINGLTADGKPLDTRALWQAYTWILVSTALALPFLRPTKSQMRESLKIWLKRAPRPVFAAAIFFAIGEIMNMSGYDMSIGQFAVPSMIKVLADYSTQVFRGGYGAVVSFIGLFGGFLTGSEASAIAMFAKYTMTTAQNLGLSLKGLIIVTAGLAFGGGLASVVSPAKLQNAAASIDKIGEETKVFKVAFVFSLILTAVTSLFVVLLLKIYG from the coding sequence ATGTCCATCTGGCAACTGCTGCTGACCCTGCTTCCCATCGCCGTCATATTAGTGATGCTGATAGCCTTCAAGCGCCCGGCCGACCAAAGCGGCCTGGCCGGCTGGCTGGCCATCTCCCTGGCAGCCTTCTTTTTTTTCAACACCTCGTGGGAGGTCATCCTGCGCTCCACCGGGGCCGGGATAGTACGCTCCTTTTCGGTCTCGCTGATAGTGGCCGCCTCGCTGCTGCAAATGGCGGTGATGGAGAAGACCGGGGCGTTGAAAAGGGTGATCATCTTCATCAAGACCCTGGCCGGGGGGAACCAGGCGGTGCAGATCATGCTGATCAACATCGGCTTCGGCACCCTGATGGTGGCGGTGGGGGCCACCCCGGTCTCCATCCTGCCCCCGATCCTGCTGGCCATGGGCTATTCCTCCTACGTGGCCATCGCCCTGCCCTCTATCGGATACGACTCCCTCTGCACCTACGCCCTGCTGGGCGCGCCGATAGTGGTGTTCGTGGACATCGCCAACAGCTTTCTGGGAAAAGGAAATGAGATCGGGCTTAAGCAGGCCGGACAAGTGTTCTTCATGTTCCTGCCGGTAGTCTCCACCATGATCGGGTTCTGCATGCTGTGGATCGTGGGCAAATGGCAGGCGGTGCGCCGGGGCTGGCTGCCCTGTCTGCTGACCGGAGGAGTGATCGGAATTGTCGCCTATTTCACCAACCGCTTCGAGAACCTGGTGGTGCTGACCGGCGTGCTGTGCGGCCTGGCGGTGATCGCGGCCATGGCCCTGTATCTTAAGGCCTCCGGGAAAAAGATCATCGACCGCAGCCGGCTGAACCCACAGGAGCTGGAATTCGAAATGACATATCCCCTGTGGAAGGCCTTCCTGCCCTGGCTGATACTGATCGTGCTGATCCTGGCGCTTAACCTTCCCAAGGACAGTTTCAACTTCCTTTACCGTACGCTTAAACTTCCCATCAACGGCCTGACCGCCGACGGCAAGCCCCTGGACACCCGGGCCCTGTGGCAGGCCTACACCTGGATACTGGTCAGCACCGCCCTGGCCCTGCCCTTCCTCAGACCAACCAAATCCCAAATGAGGGAATCATTGAAAATATGGCTGAAAAGGGCCCCCCGGCCGGTTTTCGCCGCTGCCATCTTCTTCGCCATCGGCGAGATCATGAACATGTCGGGATATGATATGAGCATCGGACAGTTCGCCGTGCCCAGCATGATAAAAGTGCTGGCCGACTACTCCACCCAGGTCTTCCGGGGAGGCTATGGCGCTGTGGTGTCCTTCATCGGCTTGTTCGGCGGCTTTTTGACCGGCAGCGAGGCCTCGGCCATCGCCATGTTCGCCAAGTACACCATGACCACCGCCCAGAACCTGGGCCTGTCCTTGAAAGGACTGATCATCGTCACCGCCGGGCTGGCCTTCGGCGGCGGGCTGGCCAGCGTGGTCTCGCCGGCCAAGCTCCAGAACGCGGCGGCCTCAATAGACAAAATCGGCGAGGAGACCAAGGTCTTCAAGGTGGCCTTCGTGTTCTCTCTGATACTGACCGCGGTCACTTCTTTGTTTGTGGTTCTGCTTTTGAAAATATACGGATAG